In Leptospira wolbachii serovar Codice str. CDC, the genomic stretch AGTTTGTGCCTGAGCACTAATGAGAGATTCTAAACCATCAAAATTTGGCGGAAGATCTGGGTTACACCAAAAAGGATTCTTAACACAATAATACGGCTGTTTTCCAAAAACCACAGCAAAAACAGACAAGGAAACCCCACTAGATTTTTCATCTAACCGAACACTAAAATTCCAACGATGTGGACCCCTCCCCTCTAGAGGAAGCCTTGTAAGTTCATCCCTTGTGTCAGTATAAGTATAACCAACACTAGTAGTTACAATATCAGTAAGCCTGACATTAACTGAAGATTCAATACCTTGAGTTGTTGCTTTCTGATAATTGGATGTTTGGTATACCATTAGGCCCGATGAGTCTCTAGCAGGATTAGTTCTGAATCCAATTAGGTTGTCTACGTTGTTGTGGAATAAATTTGTGCTATACCAAATTCTTTTTGTGATATCCCACTCCCAACCAAAATTATAACTCCTTGATAGTTCCGGTTTAAGATTTGAACTCCCTACAACTCGATACCCAACACCTGGATTCAAAAAGTTGAAATATAAATCTTGGAAACTGGGAGCTCTATACCCAAGCCCATTAGCTGCTCTAAAACGGAACTGATCTGTTACATCGTAACGAATCGCTAATTTTGGAAGCCATTCACCACCATATATGGAATCATGATCGTATCGAACTCCTGGTACAATTTGTATCCTAGGTTTATCGGAAACTCTCCACTCATCTTGAACGTAAAATGCATTTCGAAAGCGGCTTGCATTGCCGTTAATCGTTTGCCCTTTTGTCAATTCAGGATTAAAGTCCTCATAACAAACATTAGGGAACGTTCTTCGACAATCTGGAGCAATACGTGCTGAAGAAATTTTATCCTGCAAGTTTTCTGCACCAACAGAAGTTACATGGTTGGTTGAGAATTTGTAGTCAACTCTCGACCTAAACTCCGTAACTGCATTGTCTGTTCTCTGTTGAGAGTCTAGATCATCAGCTTTCCTTTGATCCGTTGTATATAAATCCTGAAATCTAGAATAATTTGCATTTAGATTTACATTCACTTTCTGAGTTGCAATCCAATCCACATTGAATGCTCCCATAAAGTCATGTGTTTTGTTTCTCCTATCATAAATAGTTCTTGGAGGTGAAGCATCTACCGCACTTTGGTCTAAGTGCCTATAATAAAACTGGCCAGTAAGTGCAAGATTATCTGTAGCATGATATACTGTTTTGTTGGAAAGATTCATATCGTTAAATGCACTTCCAGAAGTAGACTCTAATGGTGGCGAATAATTTGGGAGCCTAGTCGCATATAAATATGAATTTGCAAATGGGAGATTCGAAGGATAAGCGTTATAAGACGGTGCTAAAGATGCATACCTCCCATTTCTAGGGCCTGGCGTTGCATCTGGTGTAAGATCATATCCTTCACCTTTGTGCCAACCTACAGTAAATAGAGTTGATAACTTATCGCTTTTTGCCCCAACAGTTGCATAATTCCGGAACTCAGTATAAGGTCCGTAGTATTTTTCACTTCCTGATCCACCAAGGGTTCGAAACTCAGCATACAACGGATCTTGGGCTTCTTTGGTAATAATATTGATCACACCAGCAATGGCATCTGATCCGTAAATCGCCGAAGAGGCTCCTTTGACAATTTCGATACGTTCAATATCTTCTGCCTTAAACCGAGTTAAGTCAATAGAGCCACTGAACCGACCAGTAGTTCTTTGTCCATCCACGAGGATAAGAACATTCTGTGCGGAAAGTCCTTGCAAACGAACTGTTTGTCCTCGTTCTCCCGTTTGCGCAGGCCTCACTTCGATTCCAGGAACGTTCCCCAGTGTTTGCGAAAGATCTCTTGCGCCCATGGCATCAATATCTTTTCTTGTAATCACTTCCGTGGTGATCGTAGAGTCCTTTAAAAGATTCCTTCTTCTTGTTCCAGTAACAGTGATTATGTTTGACCTATCACCATTCACTTCATTGGGCTGCACACCAGAGTCCCCATGTTTTGTTTGTTTAACGGTCTCCTGCGCAGTAGAACCCTGAACAGAATCCTCTTCTTTTTTAGGAGTAGCCGTTTGGGCCAAAACGTCACCAAACACAAATATTGTGACAAAAAAAAGCCCAAACCAGAAAGTTAAAAATGGGATTCTCCCGGTAAATTTATAATTTAATAAATTCATCAATCAAACCGCAACATACCGACTACAACTTTCGCCATCGGAATCTTGGATACCCAGAAGTTCCAGCAGCATTATAATAATCTAACATTTGCAAAACGTATTTGGCTCCGTTTTCTCCAGTGATGATATAAACGGTGGCTTTTGCGGTAAGGATCGTATTTGAATAACTATACCAAGTACCATACCCTGCTGGCATTGGATCCAAATCCAAAGGGGCAGATATTACAGGATTAATACTTTCTGTTGAGCCAGAGATTGGCCCACCGCCACTTGAAGACAATTGCATATCCACCACTTTCGTACACTCTGAACCCGTATATGTTGCAGAAAAATCTGTTGAACCAGTATTACATGCTCCCCCATTCCCGGTCCCACTAGTTCCACTGTTTGTACCGATATTGTATCTTTTGAATCGTAAATCCCAAACATCCCCTGCACCAACAATTGCCGCATTTGCTTTTAGATTCACATACACCCAAGTTGTAGTGGAAGAGGCATTGATTGTTGTTCCTTCGGAAGCTGAAACTGCCTCTGTCACCAAAAGCAACATCGCAGCCGCAGAACCGTCGTCAGACGTCTTCTCTGGAATACAGTTCAAAATTGTAGAAAGAAATGAGCCGATGAGTATTACTTTTAAAGATTTCACTATTACTACCACCTTATGGAACAGCCAATTGAGTTGAGGTTACAACTTTTGAAAATGAAATGCCCGAATTTGCACTGAGCCCGATGAACGAAAATCCCGTGGCCAGTGCAGGATCTCCTCCCGTCCAAGTAACTTCGTTTAACAACGCATTACCGGTCGTAAGATTTGTTCTGGTTTTACAATTTGCGGTATTTTTCCCTGTCACCCAAACAGTCAGGCGAGGGGGTGAAGTGGCAGTAAGATCAAAACAAAGATCTATTTCTTGTTCAATAAAATTGATTAGAGAAGTTCCGGCTACAGTTGGCGCTGGAGGTGCCGTGCTATTTCCGTTGGATGTTAGGTTTTTAATATTCGATTCACTTGGGCCAAAATTTGCGTAGGCATAACCCGGAACAAATCCGCCCGTTCCGCTTCCCGAATAAAAATTCATTCCAAATTGACCGGCAGCTAATGAACTATTCCGATTAACTTCAGCAGAATAATTTTCAGGTAAACCAACATAAAGAGAAACCGCCGTATGCCCTCCTATAATTTTCAAACCTTCAATTCTATAATGACGAACCGCACCACTTGCCGGTCGGCAAAGTGAGAAGGTTCCTTTTTTTATAACTGGCATTGTTGTGTCGACTGTACCATCTGCATTCGTTTGACAAACAGTTGAGGGACCTGAATTAGCGCTAACAATTGCACCTAGGAGCAAAAGATTGGCTTCGTCTGACTTTTCTTTTTCTTGGCAAAAGGTAAAAAAAATCGCCGAGACTAAAAGAAGAACAAACCTACGTGAAATATTTCGAAACAAACGATTGTATTTTTTTTCCATAAGAATCACCCCCTGGTTTTGGTGTGGTATATTAAAAACAAAGAGTTGCAGCCCAAACTTTAGTTTAAGATTGCAACTCCTAATCAGGATCAGAAAATGGTTTCTCTATTTTATAGCAGTTTCTGTAGAAACAGTAATTTTACCAAAACTCACAGAACCAGAGTTAGTTCCTGCCGGACCTGCCGCCAAATAAAATGTGCGAGTATCCAGCGGAGAGAGGTTGTTTGCAAAATCACTGGGGAGTTTATTAAGAACTGCATTTTCCGCTGTTAAAGAAGATTTTACGTTACAATTAGCTCCATTCTTTCCATCTAACCAAAGTGTGATTCGCGACGCACCCGATGTAGTTTGTGTCACATCCAAACAAAAAGTTTTTTTCTCTCCACCGGCTTTGTTAACCTTACAGTTTGTTGCAGCTGCACCGAATGTATCACACTGAGCATCTGTTACAACCGCAATTGGCAAATCAGCAGCAGTTAAACCTGTGTTAACTCTTACGGCGGCGGAAGCTGCATAATTAGGTTCGTAACGAATGGCAGAAGCTGGAGATCCTGATGTAGAGCGCCCATCATACATCCAAAATTGAAACGCGTTAAAATTATTAACTAAAACATTTCCGGCAGTCGGACCATTTAAAGCATAATCTTTCGATTTGTATCCACCAGAGAAGATCACGCTGTGACTGAATGCATTAGAAAGATCATGAATCACAAAATGAACACCTGACCCGCCTGCTGGACTACAAATTTCCACCGGAGTTGACAAAACCAAAGTACTACCGGGAGTCTCACATGACTTTGCTCCCTCAACAAGAGAAAACAGACCTAATAATACCGAACTATTGTTATCTTTATTGTCTTCCTGTTCGCAGGAAATGAGTGTTAAGCTAAGGCAGGATGCCAGGGCTAGAGCTGAGAATTTGTAGAGCTTGTTCATAGACTCTCCTATATAATTGATTCTGATTCTCAAATTCGAGTAAAGGGAATTCCTGTCAACCCAATAATGAGAATTAGTCTCAATACAAAATCTAGACGACTCTGGATTCCCCCCTTCTCTACCCTCAAATTGTGATCGATCCAAGCTCTCTCTGCCCAAAAAAACCTTTGATTCCCAGTCATATACCCTGCGTTAATCGCAAAATCCATAGGACCACAAGCCGCATCTAATTCTGGTTATGTGCCATTTATGAGAGTCTTGATGAAACAAAAAAAATTCTGCCAATGGGTTACCTGTTTTTCACAGACGCTTCTGTTTTACGCAAGAAAACCCTTTTCCTACATTGAGACTCATTCTCCTTTAGAATTGACAAGCATTGGTTTGCTCTAATTCTTGCCACATGATTCGATTCAATACTTCAAAAGAAATGGGGATTTTCATTTTATCCCTTGCCCTACTCTTCTCTCCGGCTTCTGCGGAACCAAACCACCGCATCATTTCTGTCAATGGGACAGTGACTGAAATCATTTACACCTTGAAGTTGGAAAACCAATTAGTTGCAGTAGATTCAACCTCATACTATCCCAAACAGGCAACCTCCCTTCCAAATGTAGGTTATCAAAGAACATTGACAACCGAAGGAATTCTAAATTTTAAACCAACACAAATCATTGGATTAGAATCAGCAGGTCCACCCGCAACAATCCAAAACCTGAAAGATGCAGGCATTCCTCTAAAATTATTCCCTGATGAATTTAAATTAGAAACGCCAACCTATCGAGTGTTAGAGATCGGAAAACTTTTTGGAAAAGAAAAAGAAGCCGATATCTTAGCCAAAAACATAAAAGAACAAATTCAAAAACTAAAAATAAATAAAACCAATATCAAAGTTCTCTTCATTTATTCCAGGAATCCAAGTTCCGTATTTATTTCTGGAACTGGAACTGCAGCACACGCAATGATTGAACTTTCTGGTGCCAAAAATGCCGTAAATGAATTTTCCGAATACAAACCCCTAACAAGCGAAGCATTAGTAAAAGCGAATCCAGACATCATCCTTATGCCAGAAAAATCTGCATTAGGATTTGGTGGAGAAAAAGCAATTTGGGAAATTAATGGAATGGAGTTCACTCGAGCCGGAAAGGAAAAGAACTTAATCCTATTAGATGACCTTCTTCTTTTAGGTTTTGGCCCAAGACTTCCACTCGCTCTAAAAACTTTAAATGATAAATGGAAACTCATTGAATGAAGAAGAAGGCCATTTTCATACTTTCTTGTATTATCTTTACCATACTTTCCGCAGTCACCTCATCTTTACTTGGTGCAATGAGTATACGTTGGGAAGATTTACTTCAAAGTGATAGTATGGAATCTCGGGTATTCTTTGAATTGAGAATACCGAGGATCCTTCTCGGTCTTATGGTCGGTGGTTCGTTAGCTTGGTCTGGTGCGTTAGCGCAAGGTTTATTTCGAAATCCCATTGTCGATCCAGGCCTTATCGGTATCACCGCTGGATGTTCTTTATTTGCCTCAATAGCTATTGTTCTTGGCACATCCATTCCGTTCTTACATTCGATCTGGAGTATTGTCCTATTCTCTTTTTTAGGCGGGATCTCTTCCTCTTTTATCATCTTCTTTTTTGCAAAATCAAAAGGAAGGACAGATATCTTTTCATTGTTACTATCTGGTATTGCCGTAAATGCTATATGTTTTTCTGCCATTGGAATTCTGAGTTATATAGCAAACGAAGCGCAACTCAGAAACCTTTCTCTTTGGAATATGGGAAGTTTAGGTGGAGCCTCTTGGGCTAACTTAAAATCATTTTCCATATTCTTCATTCTCCCTCT encodes the following:
- a CDS encoding TonB-dependent receptor plug domain-containing protein codes for the protein MNLLNYKFTGRIPFLTFWFGLFFVTIFVFGDVLAQTATPKKEEDSVQGSTAQETVKQTKHGDSGVQPNEVNGDRSNIITVTGTRRRNLLKDSTITTEVITRKDIDAMGARDLSQTLGNVPGIEVRPAQTGERGQTVRLQGLSAQNVLILVDGQRTTGRFSGSIDLTRFKAEDIERIEIVKGASSAIYGSDAIAGVINIITKEAQDPLYAEFRTLGGSGSEKYYGPYTEFRNYATVGAKSDKLSTLFTVGWHKGEGYDLTPDATPGPRNGRYASLAPSYNAYPSNLPFANSYLYATRLPNYSPPLESTSGSAFNDMNLSNKTVYHATDNLALTGQFYYRHLDQSAVDASPPRTIYDRRNKTHDFMGAFNVDWIATQKVNVNLNANYSRFQDLYTTDQRKADDLDSQQRTDNAVTEFRSRVDYKFSTNHVTSVGAENLQDKISSARIAPDCRRTFPNVCYEDFNPELTKGQTINGNASRFRNAFYVQDEWRVSDKPRIQIVPGVRYDHDSIYGGEWLPKLAIRYDVTDQFRFRAANGLGYRAPSFQDLYFNFLNPGVGYRVVGSSNLKPELSRSYNFGWEWDITKRIWYSTNLFHNNVDNLIGFRTNPARDSSGLMVYQTSNYQKATTQGIESSVNVRLTDIVTTSVGYTYTDTRDELTRLPLEGRGPHRWNFSVRLDEKSSGVSLSVFAVVFGKQPYYCVKNPFWCNPDLPPNFDGLESLISAQAQTNLTNALGTLPAGISDYCSENNLSYCTTSPTYGYRMVNPHTNLNLRLSQRFFGHFQWFVGVDNVLDAWDLQYNPQRPRFYYFGLDGKFAFSEVKLSPVEPRVN
- a CDS encoding HmuY family protein; the encoded protein is MKSLKVILIGSFLSTILNCIPEKTSDDGSAAAMLLLVTEAVSASEGTTINASSTTTWVYVNLKANAAIVGAGDVWDLRFKRYNIGTNSGTSGTGNGGACNTGSTDFSATYTGSECTKVVDMQLSSSGGGPISGSTESINPVISAPLDLDPMPAGYGTWYSYSNTILTAKATVYIITGENGAKYVLQMLDYYNAAGTSGYPRFRWRKL
- a CDS encoding heme/hemin ABC transporter substrate-binding protein, whose protein sequence is MIRFNTSKEMGIFILSLALLFSPASAEPNHRIISVNGTVTEIIYTLKLENQLVAVDSTSYYPKQATSLPNVGYQRTLTTEGILNFKPTQIIGLESAGPPATIQNLKDAGIPLKLFPDEFKLETPTYRVLEIGKLFGKEKEADILAKNIKEQIQKLKINKTNIKVLFIYSRNPSSVFISGTGTAAHAMIELSGAKNAVNEFSEYKPLTSEALVKANPDIILMPEKSALGFGGEKAIWEINGMEFTRAGKEKNLILLDDLLLLGFGPRLPLALKTLNDKWKLIE
- a CDS encoding FecCD family ABC transporter permease, coding for MKKKAIFILSCIIFTILSAVTSSLLGAMSIRWEDLLQSDSMESRVFFELRIPRILLGLMVGGSLAWSGALAQGLFRNPIVDPGLIGITAGCSLFASIAIVLGTSIPFLHSIWSIVLFSFLGGISSSFIIFFFAKSKGRTDIFSLLLSGIAVNAICFSAIGILSYIANEAQLRNLSLWNMGSLGGASWANLKSFSIFFILPLLISPFIAKQLNVFILGEREASHLGVSTEFLKTIIILLIGVSVGACVSLVGNIGFVGLAVPHIVRLAIGQDYKYLLITSYLLGGGLLCFADGICRIIIAPSEIPVGIATALLGSPFFLSLIRKRMNHI